GCGGCTCCTCGGAGCGGATGCGCAGCAGCTCGGCCTCCCGCCCGGTGGTGAGGTAGTCCCCCACGTCGGCCTGCACCCCGAGCCGGGAGGTATCCCCCGCCCCGATCCTGGTCCAGTCTATGGCCCCGGGGCTTATGGTGTACTCGGCGAGCGGCGCCCGGGGGAGGAGGAGCACGAGGACCGCCACCGCGGCCCCGGCCGCGATCCCCACCGGCAGCAATCCCCTCCCCACACCGGCGGAGGACAGCAGAAGCCCCACCGCGCCGACCAGAAAAGCCGCGAAGAAGGGACCGACACCGTCCTCGAAGCTCACGGTGCTCAGCACCCCTATGGTGAGCCCCAGGACGGCCACCGAGACCACCGGCGCCCCCTCGTAGAGGGTGGCCGAGGCGGCGAAGGCGACGACCACCATCGCCATGGGCACGATGGCGAAGAGCACGCCCGGCGAGAGGTCGTAGGGAACGGGCTCGGCGTACATGGTGTTGGCCGCGGCGTAGAGGTCCGTCCGGATCTCCCGCAACAGAACCTCCCAGCCATCCGGACCGAGCGGCGGCGGCCCGTAGGCGGCCAGAAGGGAGTAGAGGGCCGCGGCGGGCAGCACGAGCACGAAGCGCACCCTCCCCGCAGACCCGACGAGCAGGGCGCACGCGGCCGCCCCGAGCATGACCCAGAAGACGCTGTAACCCGAGAGCGCCGCCAGCGAGGAGGGGTCGAAGCGCGCCCCGTAGTCCCGGGAGACCTCCCCGGTGAACAGCACGCAGAACGCCGCGCCGGTCGCAAGCCCTGCCGCGTACAGCCAGAGGCGCACCCATAGCGCAGGAGCTCTCACGCCCGTCATACGACCCCCCGAGCCTCGAGCCCGGCCACCCCCTCCGGATGGCGCACCGTAAGAACCCGGGCCCCGGCGGCCCCGAGCCCGGAGGCGAAGCGCGCGAAGCGGGCCTCCCGCCCGCGGGAGGCCCCGCCCCGGTAGGTGTGCTCCGCGACGAGCACGGCAACCACGTCCAGCCCGGCGTCCCGCAGCCGGCGGACGGCCGTCCGGAGGCCCTCCTCCTCGTGGCGGCAGACGAGGATCACCCCCTCCCCGAACGAGGAGGGCTCCCCGGCGAGCAAAAGCTCGCCGAGCTCCGCCCCCCCGTCGGCCCGGACCTCCGCCAGCACCCTCATGGTCTGCCAGTAGCTCCGTTCATCCTGGCCCGGCCCAACCTCCGAGCCCGCCCGGTCGGTGCACAGCAGGCGGAAGCCGAGCCCCTCCTCCCGCAGCAGGGCGAGGACCGAAGCGGCGGCCGAGACGGCGTCCTCCACCGCCGCCTCCGGGCTCCTGAAGCCGCCGCGCCGGAGGTCCAGCGCCACCGTGTAGCTCCGGGGGGCCTGCAGGGCGAACTCCTTGACGAAGAGCTCCCCGGTCTTGGCCAGGCTCTTCCAGTGGATGTGACGCCGGTCGTCCCCGCGCTGGTACTCCCTGAGGCCGGCGAACTCCTCACCGTGCCCGCCGCGGGAGCCCCGGCTCCCGGTCCGTGCCTCCCCGCCGCGGACGGGGAAGCCCCGGAGCCGATGCACCTCCGGATAGACCACTACCGCGTCCTCCTCCCGGAAGACGCGGGAGAAGACCAGCAATCCGAAGGGATCCGCACCGCGGACGGTGGCGGGCCCCAGCCGGTAGACCCCCCGGCGGGGGAAGGCGACGGCGACACGAACCCGCCGCTGCCCGCCGGGGGCGACCGGCGGCAGAGCGGCGCTCTCCGGCCGGGAGAGCACGTCCTCGACCTCCAGGCGCGGGGTCCACAGCAGGCGCGAGCGGTTCGAGATCACGAGCCCGACCCCGGCGGGGCGCCCGGCCGTGATCCTCCGGACCTCCTCCGGCAGGCGGCGCTCGAAGGCGATCCCCCGGAGGACCGCTACCCCGAGCCCCAGAGCCGCCACGACGAGCAGCAGCAGCAGGTAAGCCAGCTGGTGGAACTGGGTGGTGCCTATCAGGCGGGCCACGACGAGCACCGCCACCCCGGCGACCAGGGCCTGCCAGCCCCGGGAGGTGGGCCTGACGGCGAGCCCCCGCAGCACTAGACCGCCTCGGTCACCGGCACCGAGGAGAGTATCTCCCGGACTATCTCCCCGGACACCCCGTCGGAACCGAAGCCGTCGCCGGAAGAGCGGGAGGCGGCGGAGGGGATGATCCTGTGCGCCAGCACCGCTGGGGCCAGAGCCTTCACGTCGTCCGGGGTGCAGTACGAGCGCCCGGAGACCGCCGCCCGGGCCTTGGCGGCCGCGAGCAGCATCCGGCTGGCCCGCGGCGAAGCCCCGAGGGCGACCTCCTCGTGCTCGCGGGTGGCGGCGGTGACGGAGACGACGTAGCGCAGAACGGCCTCGCTCGCGTGCACCTGCTCCACCATCCGCTGCATCCGCACGAACTCGTCGAGACCGACCACCGGCGAGAGCCCGGAGGCCGGATCGCGCGAGAGCCGCAGCAGCTCCACCTCGGCCTCCCCGTCGGGGTAGCCGAGCTCCATCTTGATCATGAAGCGGTCCAGCTCGGCGTGGGGCAGCGGGTAGGTGCCCTCGTGCTCGATGGGGTTCTGGGTGGCGATGACGCAGAAGGGCCGCCCCAGCCCCCGGGTCTCGCCGTCCACCGTCACCGCCCCCTCCTCCATCGCCTCCAGCAGCGCGCTCTGGGTCTTGGGGGAGGCCCGGTTTATCTCGTCGGCCAGCACCACGTTGGCGAAGACGGGACCGGCCCAGAACTCGAAGCGCTCCTCGGCCTGGTTGTAGACGTTGAGGCCGGTGACGTCGGAGGGCAGCAGATCCGGCGTGAACTGTATCCTGCGGAACTCGGCCCGGAGCGAGCGGGCCAGGGACTTGGCCAAAAGCGTCTTGCCCACCCCGGGCACGTCCTCGATGAGGACGTGCCCCCCGGCGAGCATGGCCACCAGCGTGAGCGATATCTCCTCCCGCTTGCCGGAGACGGCCCGTTCGACGTTGCCGACGATCCTTCCCGCCCTCTCGGAGAGGCCGCTGTAGTCCAACTCCCTCAGGTCCCTGAAACTAGTAAAACAGAGCCTTACGGCCGTGACGCAGCAGATTATAGCAAGGGGTCAAACGGCCCCCTCAGGCGGTGGCCTCGCCGGCGAGCGGCTCGCCGTAGAACTGCTCGACGTAGCGGCGCTGCACCTCGTTGAGCCCCCGCGAGTACCACACCATCACCACGTAGCGCGGCTCCTTGGGGGTGCTCTTCGGATACATCCCGCACTCCATCGGCAATCGATTCCCCTTGCGGGCGTTGCACCGCGTGCAGGCGGTGACCACGTTGTCCCAGCCGTTGCCGCCGCCGCGCGAGATGGGCTTTACGTGGTCCCGCGTCAGGCACTCCCGCCGGCCCAGCTCGCTCTTGTGCCGCCCGCAGTACTGGCAGCGGTAGCCGTCCCGCGCGAAGAGGATGGTGTTGGTGACGTGCTTCCGGAGCCGCCGCGGGATCTCCACGTACTTCACGAGCCGGATGACCAGCGGATATGGATACTCGGCCTTCTCGGATCGGAAACGCCGCTCGAGGTTGGCCTCGACGATCTCGGCCTTCTCGGTGACAACCAGAACGATGGCCCGCTTGACCGGAACCAGCGCCACGGGCTCGTAGCTGGCATTGAGGGTCAAACAACGCCCCACGACGCAGATTCTAGCATACCGCCATCCCCACAAGCCGTATGGGATGCCTTTTAACGCATGTTTTACGCCCTAGTTCCGGCTCAGACCGCGGGCGGGCTCCTCCCCCCACGGGACACCGAGCGGCGGCGGAGGGGGGGCGTCGGGGAGCGCCCGCCGGGCCGCGAGCACGAGGCCCGAGAATTCCTCGAACTCCCGCGGGGAGAACCAGAGCGTGAGTTCCCGGTGACAGAGCGAGACCTGCCCCATGGCGCACCGAAAGACCAGCCCGCACTCGCAGCGCGCGAGCTCCCCGCACCGCATCACCCGCCCCTCCGCCGCAGAGAGCATCCCGGCGAACCCCAAAAACTCGGCCTGGCTCATCCTCAGCGCGACGGGGCCCCACAAAAGACGCACGAACCCGTCCCCACCCCGCACCACCCGGGCGCGCGGGCCGCGCTCAGCGAGCACCACCTCTTCCCGTCCAGGCCACACGATCATTAGCTTCCCGGAGACCCCGCTTTACTGGGAACCGTTTGCAACAACGGCCATATCCTAGCCGCCGGCTCCGAAGCCCGCAAGAGGGGTGGGGCTATCTGCGGCCCATCTCGGCATCGAGCATGAGGATGGCGGCGCTGTCCTCACCGGCCATCTTGAGCCGCTCCACGGCCTCGGAGGCGGCCTTCTCCTCCTCGACCTGCTCCTCGACGAACCAGTTCAGGAGCACCTGCGCCGGGTAATCCCCCTCCCGAACGGCGAGGTCGTAGATGGAGTGGATGCTGGCGGTGACCCGCTTCTCGTGTTCGAGGGCCTGCTCGAAGGCGTCGAGCGGGGAGCGGAAGGTGGCCGGGGGCGAGTCCAGCGCCGGGAGCTGCACCCGCTCCCCCCTGTCCAGCAGGAAGTCGAAGAACTTCATCGCGTGCTCCAGCTCCTCCTTGCTCTGCTGGCGCATCCAGTGCGCGAAGCCCGGCAGGTTGGCGACCTCGAAGGACCCGGCCATGGAGAGGTACAGGTAGGCGGCGTAGAACTCGTGCCCCACCTGCTCCTCGATGGCGTCCCGCACCGCGGCCTTCATCGGGGTCTGGGCGCTCTCCGTCATGCGTGCTCCTTTCCGATCCGGTGGCTTACTTGATGCATAGACTACGTGTCATATGGGTTTCATGCAACCCGGGGGCGGGTTTTTGGGGGCCTCGAGCACGGCCTCGAGGATCGGCCCGGCGGAGGTGCGGAAGGGGTCTGCGGCGGGCAGCCCGGTCTCGTCGGAGACGGCGGCTGCGAAGGCTGCGGCTTCTTCGTCGGTCATGCCGGCGGTGTTGAGGCTCACGGCGACGACGGGTGCGGGCTTGACGAGGGCGGCCACCTCTTCGTAGAGCCGGGCGGCGCGAGCCGGGGAGGGCCGGGGTACGCCGGCGAAGGCCTCGCCGCCGGGGGCGGCGCAGAGGACCAGGCAATCGGGGCAGGAGCCGTGCAGCAGGGAGAGGGTCACCCCAGAGTAGGCCGGATGCCCCAACGCCCCCTGTCCCTCGACCAGGATCAGATCGGGCAAGGAGCGGGCGGCCTCCAGGACGAGCCGCTCGGCGGCCCCGGCGGCGAAGTCGGCGACCACGGCGTCCACGCAGACGCCCCAGCCGGCTATCACCACACCGGTCTGTCCGGTGGCGGCGAACTCGGCCCGCAGGCCCGCCCGGCGGGCGGCGCGCTCGAGCTCCAGCGTGGCGGTCATCTTGCCGATGGCCGAGTCGGTCCCGACCGTGAGGACGACCTTGGGCTCCACCCTGAAGGCCTCGCCGGAGAACAGCGGTATCTCCTGCGGGGGTTCCCGGACGTCCCAGACCGGACGATCCGGGAAGCGCGGGGCCAGGCGCTCGTGCAGCCCGCTGACGATCTCCAGCCCGGCGTCCGAGGCGGTGCGCAGGGAGCGCACCCACTCCTCCGGCAACCGCCCGCCCGCCGGGGCGAGCCCGACGAGGATGGAGGTCGGGCCGAGCTCTAGCGCCTCCTCCACCGAGCCCACGATCGGGGCGTCGCGCTCCAGGTGCGGCATCACCTCCAGGATTCGGCGGCCGGCGAGGGTGGAGTCCACGACGCAGACCACCTCGTCGCGGCCGTAGCGGATGAGGCCGTGGGCAGTCTTGGCGTGGCGGTTGGCGAACCACCCGTCGGCGAGGATTGCGTAGCGTCTGTGGCGGGGCCTGGGGCGCAGGATCACCGCACCTCCACCCCCAACCCGGGCTCCTCGGGCAGAGAGATGCGCCCCCGGTGGAAGACGGGTCCCCGGAAGGGGTCGTCGGCCAGCAGGGCGGCCCCGTCCAGATCCACCAGGTCGAAGAGCCCGGAGACGTGCGCCGCCGCCGCGATCCCGAGCGAGGTCTCCACCATGCACCCGAGCATCGCCAGCATCCCGTGGGCCCGGGCCACGTGGAGCATCCGCAGCGCCCCCCGGATACCGCCGCACTTGGCCAGCTTCACGTTCACCCCGCTCACACACCCGGCCAGCGCCGGCACGTCTGAGGCGACGCGCGCGCTCTCGTCGGCGATCACCGGCACCGGGTCGGCGGCCTCCCTCACCCGACGCAGCGCCTCCGGCCCGGCGGAGGCCGGGACGGGCTGCTCGATCATCTCCACCCCCATCTCTCGCAGCTCGGCGGCGACCTCCGGCGCCTCGTCCGGATCGAAGGCCTCGTTGGCGTCAACCCAAAGTCTCGCCTCCGAGACCTCCGCGACCGCCCGGACGGTCCCGAGATCCCCCACCCCGCCCACCTTCACCTTCAGGATGGGGAACCCCCGCAGGCGCCCGGCCTCCGCGACGGTGGTCTCGAGGTCGGCTATGGGGAGGGTGTAGGCGCTCTCGGGCTCCGGTCGCCCGAGGCCCAGGAGCCGGTAGACGGGAA
The Rubrobacter xylanophilus genome window above contains:
- a CDS encoding DUF58 domain-containing protein — encoded protein: MLRGLAVRPTSRGWQALVAGVAVLVVARLIGTTQFHQLAYLLLLLVVAALGLGVAVLRGIAFERRLPEEVRRITAGRPAGVGLVISNRSRLLWTPRLEVEDVLSRPESAALPPVAPGGQRRVRVAVAFPRRGVYRLGPATVRGADPFGLLVFSRVFREEDAVVVYPEVHRLRGFPVRGGEARTGSRGSRGGHGEEFAGLREYQRGDDRRHIHWKSLAKTGELFVKEFALQAPRSYTVALDLRRGGFRSPEAAVEDAVSAAASVLALLREEGLGFRLLCTDRAGSEVGPGQDERSYWQTMRVLAEVRADGGAELGELLLAGEPSSFGEGVILVCRHEEEGLRTAVRRLRDAGLDVVAVLVAEHTYRGGASRGREARFARFASGLGAAGARVLTVRHPEGVAGLEARGVV
- a CDS encoding AAA family ATPase → MDYSGLSERAGRIVGNVERAVSGKREEISLTLVAMLAGGHVLIEDVPGVGKTLLAKSLARSLRAEFRRIQFTPDLLPSDVTGLNVYNQAEERFEFWAGPVFANVVLADEINRASPKTQSALLEAMEEGAVTVDGETRGLGRPFCVIATQNPIEHEGTYPLPHAELDRFMIKMELGYPDGEAEVELLRLSRDPASGLSPVVGLDEFVRMQRMVEQVHASEAVLRYVVSVTAATREHEEVALGASPRASRMLLAAAKARAAVSGRSYCTPDDVKALAPAVLAHRIIPSAASRSSGDGFGSDGVSGEIVREILSSVPVTEAV
- a CDS encoding HNH endonuclease, which codes for MGRCLTLNASYEPVALVPVKRAIVLVVTEKAEIVEANLERRFRSEKAEYPYPLVIRLVKYVEIPRRLRKHVTNTILFARDGYRCQYCGRHKSELGRRECLTRDHVKPISRGGGNGWDNVVTACTRCNARKGNRLPMECGMYPKSTPKEPRYVVMVWYSRGLNEVQRRYVEQFYGEPLAGEATA
- a CDS encoding ferritin; translated protein: MTESAQTPMKAAVRDAIEEQVGHEFYAAYLYLSMAGSFEVANLPGFAHWMRQQSKEELEHAMKFFDFLLDRGERVQLPALDSPPATFRSPLDAFEQALEHEKRVTASIHSIYDLAVREGDYPAQVLLNWFVEEQVEEEKAASEAVERLKMAGEDSAAILMLDAEMGRR
- a CDS encoding DUF1611 domain-containing protein, whose amino-acid sequence is MILRPRPRHRRYAILADGWFANRHAKTAHGLIRYGRDEVVCVVDSTLAGRRILEVMPHLERDAPIVGSVEEALELGPTSILVGLAPAGGRLPEEWVRSLRTASDAGLEIVSGLHERLAPRFPDRPVWDVREPPQEIPLFSGEAFRVEPKVVLTVGTDSAIGKMTATLELERAARRAGLRAEFAATGQTGVVIAGWGVCVDAVVADFAAGAAERLVLEAARSLPDLILVEGQGALGHPAYSGVTLSLLHGSCPDCLVLCAAPGGEAFAGVPRPSPARAARLYEEVAALVKPAPVVAVSLNTAGMTDEEAAAFAAAVSDETGLPAADPFRTSAGPILEAVLEAPKNPPPGCMKPI
- a CDS encoding dipeptide epimerase; the protein is MAGGEELLLTEVRTVTVRTRRTFAIARSSSDVFERVVLEVRAGGFAGRGEAAPSRYYGQDAASVAAALREVEIPDPWDVEGTLARNGHLPSSALAALDGALHDLAAMRLGVPVYRLLGLGRPEPESAYTLPIADLETTVAEAGRLRGFPILKVKVGGVGDLGTVRAVAEVSEARLWVDANEAFDPDEAPEVAAELREMGVEMIEQPVPASAGPEALRRVREAADPVPVIADESARVASDVPALAGCVSGVNVKLAKCGGIRGALRMLHVARAHGMLAMLGCMVETSLGIAAAAHVSGLFDLVDLDGAALLADDPFRGPVFHRGRISLPEEPGLGVEVR